Proteins encoded within one genomic window of Deltaproteobacteria bacterium HGW-Deltaproteobacteria-2:
- a CDS encoding GTPase Era — protein sequence MFKSGFIGIIGRPNAGKSTLFNAIVGDKISIITDKPQTTRNKITGIRNCPDAQLIFLDTPGMHKPKTPMNRAMVQTTRETISSVEVLLMLIEANTDVHPHDLFLIESLAQVKVPVFLVINKIDLIEKKFLLPLIDKFRTLYNYREIFPVSALKGDGIESLLNAIKEILPEGPKYYPDDIITDATERFIAAEFIREKITLFTQQEVPYSTAVEVDLFKEDEEKNLIRISATINVEKESQKAIMIGKKGTMLKKIGTQARLEMEKLFGAKVYLELFVRVKKEWTSSDKMLEEFGLLKH from the coding sequence TTGTTTAAATCAGGATTTATCGGCATTATAGGCCGCCCTAACGCGGGAAAATCTACACTTTTCAATGCTATTGTCGGCGACAAAATTTCCATCATCACCGATAAACCGCAAACGACCAGAAATAAAATAACAGGCATTAGAAATTGCCCTGACGCGCAGCTCATTTTTTTGGATACGCCCGGAATGCATAAACCAAAAACTCCCATGAATCGCGCGATGGTACAGACGACACGGGAAACAATCAGCAGTGTTGAAGTATTGTTAATGCTTATTGAAGCCAATACTGACGTTCATCCTCATGATCTTTTTTTAATCGAATCATTGGCGCAGGTCAAAGTGCCTGTTTTTCTGGTTATCAATAAAATTGACCTTATCGAAAAGAAATTTCTTTTACCTCTTATTGATAAATTCCGCACTCTATACAACTATCGGGAAATTTTTCCGGTTTCCGCGTTAAAAGGAGACGGCATTGAGTCTTTGCTAAACGCCATTAAAGAAATTCTACCGGAAGGGCCTAAATATTATCCTGATGATATTATTACCGATGCAACCGAAAGATTTATCGCTGCCGAATTCATCCGTGAAAAAATAACTCTTTTTACTCAGCAGGAAGTCCCCTACTCCACCGCCGTTGAGGTTGATTTGTTTAAAGAAGATGAAGAAAAAAATCTAATTCGTATCAGCGCAACAATCAATGTGGAAAAAGAATCGCAGAAAGCGATTATGATCGGCAAAAAAGGAACGATGCTCAAAAAAATCGGCACCCAGGCCAGACTGGAAATGGAAAAATTATTCGGCGCCAAAGTTTATCTGGAATTGTTTGTTAGAGTGAAAAAGGAATGGACCAGTTCTGATAAAATGCTTGAAGAGTTCGGCTTATTAAAACATTAA
- a CDS encoding SAM-dependent methyltransferase yields MVIMEEETLDEILEGRLRVFQTKRGYRFSLDSILLAHFVSLKPRARAIDIGCGSGIILLILAKRFPQSNFAGLEIQKNIAALAEKSTRINELESRVKIFSGDARDIKNVFPARSFDTVIFNPPYRKLNSGRINPHPEKAIARHEIKGSLKCFLTAAKYLLKPAGTVFTIYPAKRLVELICLFRDSDIEPKKMKLVFSDNFSKAEFVLVEGKSGGHEELKIESPLFIYDQNKKYTQEMEGIFTELSLFPADGGD; encoded by the coding sequence TTGGTAATTATGGAAGAAGAAACCCTGGATGAAATTCTTGAAGGACGTTTAAGGGTTTTTCAAACCAAACGAGGATACAGATTTTCTCTGGACTCAATTCTACTTGCTCATTTTGTATCCTTAAAACCGCGCGCCCGCGCTATTGATATAGGATGTGGCAGCGGCATTATTCTCCTTATTCTGGCAAAGCGTTTTCCTCAAAGTAATTTCGCCGGTTTGGAAATTCAGAAAAATATTGCGGCTCTCGCCGAAAAAAGTACAAGAATAAATGAATTGGAAAGCCGTGTTAAAATATTTTCCGGAGATGCACGTGATATAAAAAACGTCTTCCCGGCGCGTTCCTTTGATACAGTAATCTTTAACCCTCCTTATCGAAAATTGAATTCAGGCAGAATAAATCCACATCCTGAAAAAGCCATCGCCCGCCATGAAATAAAAGGTTCTTTAAAATGTTTCTTAACCGCGGCAAAATATTTACTTAAACCTGCCGGTACCGTTTTTACTATTTATCCGGCAAAACGATTAGTTGAACTTATTTGTCTTTTCCGGGATAGTGATATTGAACCAAAAAAAATGAAGTTGGTTTTTTCTGATAATTTTTCTAAAGCGGAATTTGTTTTGGTGGAAGGGAAAAGCGGCGGTCATGAAGAACTAAAAATTGAATCACCACTTTTTATTTATGATCAAAACAAAAAATATACTCAGGAGATGGAAGGTATCTTCACCGAACTTTCTCTTTTTCCAGCTGACGGCGGCGACTGA
- a CDS encoding radical SAM protein, producing MKKTNHESNSNNNPLIIPIFIMNSGCPHSCIFCNQKITAGNFPRKITKEFFDAEVNSYLSWNKDKSRKAEIAFYGGSFTGIDSVYQEELLSWAHSFIQRGIVTSIRISTRPDYIEENNLPALNKYGVTTVEIGAQSFIDEVLRFAQRGHNADAIVKALTILKHNGFRTGLHLMAGLPKDTKEGFIYSLNKTIELKPDTVRIHPVIVLSGTLLAEEFQKGKYRPLEISEAVELCRIAWEKLSIADIRVIRMGVQLTQEMEKDGAVLAGPVHPALGNLVLSSIFYDHTINLLDKVYPDTKELRFSLSERDISNFRGLNNMNIRAIKKLYPRTNLIVESNIGQKRGEISVTADSGKSFNLKIPGII from the coding sequence ATGAAGAAGACTAATCATGAATCTAATAGTAACAATAACCCTTTAATTATTCCCATCTTCATCATGAACAGCGGTTGTCCGCATAGTTGTATTTTTTGCAATCAAAAAATTACCGCCGGAAATTTTCCTCGTAAAATAACAAAGGAATTCTTCGACGCGGAAGTCAACTCTTATCTGTCCTGGAACAAAGACAAATCCAGAAAGGCGGAAATTGCCTTTTATGGCGGCAGTTTTACCGGAATTGATTCGGTTTATCAGGAGGAACTTCTTTCCTGGGCACACTCTTTTATTCAAAGAGGTATTGTTACTTCCATCAGAATTTCGACAAGGCCGGATTATATTGAAGAGAATAACTTGCCGGCACTAAATAAATATGGGGTTACCACAGTAGAAATCGGTGCACAGTCGTTTATTGATGAAGTGCTGCGATTTGCTCAAAGAGGCCATAATGCTGATGCAATAGTCAAGGCATTGACTATTTTAAAGCACAATGGCTTCCGGACCGGGTTGCATCTTATGGCCGGTTTACCTAAAGACACAAAAGAAGGCTTTATTTATTCCCTCAATAAGACAATTGAACTCAAACCTGATACCGTAAGGATTCATCCGGTAATTGTCTTAAGCGGCACACTTCTCGCGGAAGAATTTCAAAAAGGGAAATATAGACCTTTGGAAATTTCCGAAGCCGTTGAATTATGCCGTATAGCCTGGGAAAAACTATCCATAGCGGACATTCGCGTCATCAGAATGGGCGTGCAGTTGACTCAGGAAATGGAAAAAGACGGCGCGGTACTGGCAGGCCCTGTTCATCCTGCTTTGGGGAATCTTGTTCTCTCTTCTATTTTCTATGATCACACAATTAATCTATTAGACAAGGTTTATCCGGATACCAAAGAACTTCGCTTCAGCTTATCTGAGCGTGATATTTCTAATTTTCGTGGTTTGAATAACATGAACATAAGGGCAATAAAAAAGCTTTACCCTCGCACAAATTTAATTGTAGAATCAAACATCGGTCAGAAGCGCGGCGAAATTTCCGTGACTGCCGATTCGGGGAAATCTTTTAATCTTAAGATTCCGGGAATTATTTAA
- a CDS encoding alpha/beta hydrolase yields MKNTLVFIHGLESTAQGAKGQFFSQYFPEMIIEDYTGDFNTRMKKLNGILAGKTELIIVGSSYGGLMAVRYAMENESKVKKLILLAPALNLPEFKSGTCKQLIIPVIIYHGTGDDVVNPQIVKQIATEYFSNLEHHLVDDDHPLHKTFPLLDWKKLLTSV; encoded by the coding sequence ATGAAAAATACTCTGGTTTTTATCCATGGTCTGGAAAGTACGGCTCAGGGCGCCAAAGGACAATTTTTTTCTCAATATTTCCCGGAAATGATTATTGAAGATTATACGGGAGATTTTAACACACGTATGAAAAAACTAAATGGAATCCTTGCCGGAAAAACTGAACTGATAATTGTAGGGTCAAGTTACGGAGGTTTAATGGCAGTTCGCTATGCCATGGAAAATGAAAGCAAGGTGAAAAAATTGATATTACTTGCACCGGCTTTAAACCTTCCCGAATTCAAGTCCGGTACCTGTAAACAATTAATAATTCCCGTTATCATATATCACGGAACCGGCGATGATGTTGTTAATCCCCAAATTGTGAAACAAATCGCAACAGAATATTTCAGCAATCTTGAACATCATCTGGTTGATGATGACCATCCCCTGCATAAGACTTTTCCGCTGCTGGATTGGAAAAAACTTCTTACGTCCGTCTGA
- the rnc gene encoding ribonuclease III has translation MDQNRLNTLHDLEEKFSYCFRDINLLSTALTHRSYVNENKQLAVSDNERFEFLGDSVLGVCVSDLIIKKYVTFPEGTLTQIRAALVNEKQLAQLARNLQIGDCLLLGRGEESSGSRTKDSFLANAFEAVIAAIYLDSDFDNAKIIITKLIEPLLKDDNSSSEYFDYKTALQELCQKRYRTTPLYTVTGSTGPDHDKNFEVKVVIVNKLTETGTGKSKKEAEKQAAQKAWEILHNEED, from the coding sequence ATGGATCAAAATAGACTTAATACTTTACACGATTTAGAAGAAAAGTTTTCTTACTGTTTCCGCGATATTAATCTTCTCTCTACCGCGCTTACTCATCGTTCTTATGTCAATGAAAATAAGCAACTGGCTGTTTCCGATAATGAAAGATTCGAGTTTTTAGGTGACTCTGTTTTAGGCGTTTGCGTAAGTGACCTGATTATTAAAAAATATGTTACTTTTCCTGAAGGTACACTTACTCAAATTCGCGCCGCGCTGGTGAACGAAAAACAGTTAGCCCAGCTCGCCCGCAATTTACAAATTGGCGACTGTCTTTTACTGGGTCGCGGTGAAGAGAGTTCCGGCAGCCGCACCAAGGATTCTTTTTTAGCTAACGCCTTTGAAGCGGTTATTGCCGCTATATATCTTGATTCTGATTTTGACAACGCAAAAATAATTATAACAAAATTAATCGAACCGCTATTGAAAGATGACAATTCATCTTCTGAATATTTCGACTATAAAACCGCTCTGCAGGAACTCTGTCAAAAAAGGTATAGAACAACGCCTCTATACACGGTTACCGGTTCCACAGGCCCCGATCATGATAAAAATTTTGAAGTAAAAGTAGTTATTGTGAATAAATTAACGGAAACCGGAACCGGCAAAAGCAAGAAGGAAGCCGAAAAACAAGCTGCGCAAAAAGCTTGGGAAATACTGCACAATGAAGAAGACTAA
- a CDS encoding DUF1015 domain-containing protein codes for MALVLPFKAVRPQQKFVSQVAALPYDVMTREEGQKAVWGNALSFMHVEKSEIDVPDNTKSNDDLIYQTAKRNFIQMLEKGVLIQDKSPCFYIYRQKMGSQVQTGIVGLMSASEYDAGKIKKHELTRKDKEEDRIRHVDTVNAQTGPVFISYRERKNLNKIVDEITVASPEYDFTAEDGVKHTAWVVDDAKRIDKIRKEFFEVASLYIADGHHRAAAAATIARNRRSQDESNDSGKEYESVLAVFFPHTQLKVMDYNRAVKDLNGLTPGEFIEKISACFTVSKNFTARSPEKLHDFGMFLGGEWYKITIKKGVYNENDPVASLDAAILQDHLLFPVLGIKDPRVDDRIKFIGGIRGMDELEKLVNKDGFAVAFSLYPTSMEQIIKVADAGAIMPPKSTWFEPKLRSGIFIHKLD; via the coding sequence ATGGCATTAGTTTTACCTTTTAAAGCGGTGCGACCACAACAAAAATTCGTTTCTCAGGTCGCGGCGCTTCCTTATGACGTTATGACCAGGGAAGAGGGACAAAAAGCTGTTTGGGGCAACGCTTTGAGCTTCATGCATGTGGAAAAATCAGAAATTGATGTTCCCGATAATACGAAAAGCAATGACGACCTTATTTATCAGACAGCGAAACGCAACTTTATTCAAATGCTGGAAAAGGGTGTGCTGATACAGGACAAATCGCCCTGTTTTTATATTTACAGACAGAAAATGGGTTCTCAAGTGCAAACAGGAATAGTAGGATTGATGAGCGCATCCGAATATGATGCGGGAAAAATTAAAAAACATGAATTGACAAGAAAGGATAAGGAAGAAGATCGCATCCGGCATGTTGATACAGTCAATGCACAAACCGGCCCGGTATTTATAAGTTATCGGGAACGTAAGAATTTGAATAAGATTGTAGATGAAATAACGGTAGCCTCTCCGGAATATGATTTCACCGCGGAAGACGGGGTTAAACACACAGCCTGGGTTGTAGACGACGCAAAACGAATCGATAAAATCAGAAAAGAATTTTTTGAGGTTGCATCTCTTTATATTGCCGATGGACATCATCGCGCTGCCGCAGCCGCCACAATTGCCAGAAACAGACGTTCTCAGGATGAATCCAATGATTCTGGAAAAGAATATGAATCCGTGCTGGCGGTATTTTTCCCTCACACTCAACTTAAAGTTATGGATTATAACCGCGCAGTTAAGGACTTGAACGGTCTGACTCCAGGGGAATTTATCGAAAAAATCAGTGCCTGCTTCACGGTTAGTAAAAATTTCACGGCCCGATCGCCCGAAAAACTTCATGATTTCGGCATGTTTTTGGGGGGTGAGTGGTACAAAATAACAATTAAAAAAGGTGTTTATAACGAAAACGATCCAGTAGCCAGTCTGGATGCAGCCATATTGCAGGATCATCTACTGTTTCCTGTTTTAGGAATTAAAGATCCGCGCGTAGACGACCGCATTAAATTTATCGGCGGCATAAGGGGGATGGATGAACTGGAAAAGCTGGTTAACAAAGATGGCTTTGCCGTTGCATTTTCTCTCTATCCCACGAGTATGGAACAAATAATAAAAGTTGCCGATGCCGGAGCAATAATGCCGCCGAAGTCAACGTGGTTTGAACCGAAACTGCGTAGCGGTATTTTTATTCATAAACTGGATTGA
- a CDS encoding (Fe-S)-binding protein, whose product MYSKKIVIRYTPDIVQQPVIYQLVKQYDLVFNILKARIFPRREGVIVLELSGLKDNFDQGIRFLKEMGLKVEPLSKSVSQNADKCVHCGACTAFCPTGALAFEKVSLKVLFDAEKCNGCELCVSACPVRAMEINLL is encoded by the coding sequence ATGTATTCGAAAAAAATAGTAATCCGCTATACTCCGGACATAGTTCAACAGCCTGTAATTTATCAGCTTGTTAAACAATATGATCTTGTATTCAATATTTTGAAAGCAAGGATTTTCCCGCGCCGCGAGGGCGTCATAGTGCTGGAATTAAGCGGGTTAAAAGACAATTTCGATCAGGGAATTCGTTTCTTGAAGGAAATGGGTCTTAAAGTAGAACCCCTGTCCAAAAGCGTAAGTCAAAACGCTGATAAGTGTGTTCACTGCGGTGCCTGTACCGCTTTTTGCCCCACAGGAGCGCTGGCTTTTGAAAAAGTATCCCTCAAGGTATTATTTGACGCCGAAAAATGCAACGGTTGTGAGCTCTGTGTCTCCGCCTGCCCGGTCCGCGCCATGGAAATCAATCTTCTTTAA